A region of the Littorina saxatilis isolate snail1 linkage group LG12, US_GU_Lsax_2.0, whole genome shotgun sequence genome:
taccattgtttccaaacattatataggaatgttttgtgaacaacggataatagccgctactcgcatgtgtagcaaaagtgagcgtacatactcaccctggtcgtacagccgttgtccgttgcccgtcttcatctgtctgtacaaatcattacctttggatttttctcgaacgctatgaagtgaagaaacaccaaatgttgcaaaatgttgtatgaccccaagagctcaaaaaagatacttgagaaccttgaccttaccttaaggtcaaggtcacagggagaatgaatgtggtctaaaaactgcaaaatttcacattgtgccagttttctggaaaacaaattaaaaacagcgggcttagttttgtatggtatacaagaaaaagaaagccttatcttctgataccattttcaaggtcaaggtcacaggagtccttcaaagttgaattgtatacatgttttgaagtgaccttgaccctgaactatgaaaaaaatctttcaaacttcataattgtgtggggcacatgttatatactgatattgagccacatttagtcacatatcatcaaggtcaaggtcactttgccccttatgaaatgtgactgaaacgggcaattgaatcactaaaagtgacaatgtctctttgtagaaagtgccaataagtatgtttatgcttcctatgtcttgaattgatagccttgtgatgtgtgacctttgatgatcttgaccttggccaaaggtcatgtgtaatttggtaggaaaaatctgtaaaccagttctaatagtgtacaatgtccttgccagcttcagttgttagaccttcaccttcaaggtcacctgaaggtcaaggtcactttaagacaaaggtcaagcatgagagtcgcatgggctttgctttgttaagattttttaccaagacacatggatttctttacccggcttggtcacatttttcataggggtcaatgtgaccttgaccctaacgatatgtgaccagatgtggctcactatgaaattctaacaaacgccccactcagtgtttaagtttgtaagagatatcgtccatagtaaagttaaaggggcaagctcacatcaaaatatgtctacaattcaactttgaagggctcctctgaccttgacattgaagcgaggtcaaccaaaatggtatcagaagataaggctttctttttcttgtataccatacaaaactaagcccgctgtttttaatttgttttccagaaaactggcacaatgtgaaattttgcagtttttagaccacattcattctccctgtgaccttgaccttaaggtaaggtcaaggttctcaagtatcttttttgagctcttggggtcatacaacattttgcaacatttggtgtttcttcacttcatagcgttcgagaaaaatccaaaggtaatgttcagtacagacagattaagacgggcaacggacaacggctggacgaccagggtgagtatgtacgctcacttttgctacacatgcgagtagcggctattatccgttgttcacaaaacattcctatataatgtttggaaacaatggtagggataaaaatcaaccgtttccaactgtgccaaaaaatcaaaaagacgcgttctataacggtcaaacggtcccttaacagacttgggcggggtcatctaacggttggcagacagcacaaacacccggtgactgctcgcaaggaaaaaataaatctggatggcagtatggctacaactacgtcgtttagtgtaaccataacccctgaatgtatgaacagcagaaaaggctgtctttgacgtcactgtataataagaagcacaaaagggattttttggaactttctcttggttggagacaaacatgtccgcaatgcattcgtgcatcaagctatccatgcagtcgtttattgttgattctttagctcctctatggcagggggattttcactttgttttccttcaatttcactatgggagttgttcttaacatacgtttgttaagaaaattttggctgattgtaaaacagctgtaatatacggcagtccaggttgtccttcaactgtaaaaatgaaataatgctctttaaagtatcatttacaacagtggtggctgttttcacaagtatgctacaaaaaacacgacaatacataatacataaggaaaagccctatgtttggtcagttggtgagataggtaaatgttatttttgtgtgacagttctgatggttttcaaagggctaattctttgcttttcgacatatgcccaactgaaaacgctttagcaactcatgtgcacatgacaaccatctaaatagactacatgttcgcagaaaacacaatactgattatagagggaaaaacaacggctctttttaaaagcacgtttagtagtgaagtacttttaggattgtttggaatattttaccagcagacaccctttcactgctgagtgtcttagtattgtaagatgtgtgatttgaattttggtttaaaggtgcctttggtttgaacacccctacccctacgaggcagaaatacaaagaaatagaaggaaattgagcctatttggaaccagactttagtatgttcccatggggggattcacggtgcgaatgacactgcgtcagcttgttcatttatctttagtattttcttcaactttaacttttaggaccatgtatgaggttgtggcaagctaaatacacaacaggacgacgtctcggaaaaatagtaaggattatatagggaaaaacaatagtgtcagttaatgtccgttttgaaggtgtaagtggttggggattttgaaaagcatcagacatcaggcagatacaattctttctgcgtgttcttgtgcagaaagagttttcactttatacattggggtgaccagtagataccgttttacaaccatagccccaaacgacatttacagagcccaaagaaggattagggtcaatttcaaagccacttttccatatgaagcgccaactttatatgaaaatgtgtttaataaacatcaaaggactgaggttgaactttctgataagggacattttaaacctagtcattgtcacttcaacgttgttctctaatatgctTGGACTAAGTCCTTTGAGGTTGTAGAACTCCGACTCCTGGGgttattcttgttcagtgttgcaatcggctccgaaagggtttgattctccagtaggctgtctgtgaagagttctttctagatctaattcttaccccctcccccacctcttccattacctctagtgtgctccctgctttcaaaattccttgttggaatgtaggcggtggagacacacacagagtaaaggatgatctcccttgctcatgacgtaatttctatgcattctcgctcttgacgtcattctatatatatatatatatatatatatatatatatatatatatatatatatatatatatctatctatctatacatataataaaagagagtgtctgtctgtctgtctgtctgtggtcgccatacctctgagatggcaagaggcaggaacaagatagtgtgcacgtacactccctaggtgccgcagatgtgcacctgggttttagtttcttgattcactgtttcctttctcagaatatggacctcccatttattgaatacagcctatatggtgcaagaccagttcagtgcctactgttcacctgtagcaagcacatcatgccagtgagactcgctgttgctcctatgaggggaagaaatgaagaatgaaaaattaactggacagttccggaaatttctagaaggtaagggagataactgttcacctgtagcaagcacatcatgccagtgatattagagacttgctattgctcctatgaggggaagaaatgaagaatgaaaaattaactggacagttccggaaatttctagaaggtaagggagataactcttttttgtctgtggtcgccatacctctgagatggcaagaggcaggaacaagatagtgtgcacgtacactccctaggtgccgcagatgtgcacctgggttttagtttcttgattcattgtttcctttctcagattatggacctcccatttattgaatacagcctatattgtgcaagaccagttcagtgcctactgttcacctgtagcaagcacatcatgccagtgatattagagactcgctgttgctcctatgaggggaagaaatgaagaatgaaaaattaactggacagttccggaaatttctagaaggtaagggagataactcttttttgtctgtggtcgccatacctctgagatggcaagaggcaggaacaagatggtgtgcacgtacactccctaggtgtcgcagatgtgcacctgggttttagtttcttgattcattgtttcctttctcagattatggacctcccatttattgaatacagcctatatggtgcaagaccagttcagtgcctactgttcacctgtagcaagcacattatgccagtgatattagagactcgctattgctcctatgaggggaagaaatgaagaaagaaaaattaactggacagttccggaaatttctagaaggtaagggagataactcttttttttgtatccaaacaaaggaggtaaagctaataatgggatagcgagcgtcttaaattgctacagggctccgcttactcccgggcgaagccgggcctaactgctagtatatatataaactcggaggcaaaagaaacgcaaataaaggatgcgttaattaaacctttatggacttgaaataaaaagaaaataatgatactagcatgttctgCACGAGTTATTTAAGCGGTCttatcttgtcagaaccgtgtttgccgttatctgggtcacacgtgaggtcttgttgacggggatcccaaaccgtcatggagaccactttcagcacatgcaaaatgtggaaaagcagcttttcgtgttcagagtgttcaggcaagctgtaccgtactcacaaaactgttacaacattcatttctgcgacacaggcgcgatgccgagactatcaccagatcagcgccaacaggcgatcaggagacttgatgccagacaatcagttcagcaagttgctagggcatttggagtaaatgtcaccacggtttatcgcctgcagcaacgttttcatgccactaacagtacctgcgacttaccaggacgtggcagaccccgggtaacaacagcacgacaagatcgccatcttgtccatcaacaccagcgagatgcattcgaaactgccgccaacacagcccgtaacacatttggggtgcatggacaacccgtcagtgccagaactctacgtcgacgccttggtgggcagaacctggtaaatcggcgtccAGCTCGAAGTcctgtcttgacagctcagcatcgcctggatcgtctagcctgggcccagcagcatgcccactggcgccatcgggactggcggagggttctttttttcggacgagaagcgcttttgtctggaacctggcgatgggcgtgtccggatctggcgaagacctggacagcggtttgctaacaataacatcctgcagcctgatcgatggggaggtgccagcatcatgatatggggcgccattggtgtcaattagcgagtgggacctgtcgtctttcagaacgtcggccaaggtcgtgggaatggtgtcaatgcagaccgctacatcaatcaagtcctgcgtccctatgtggttccatttgtccagaggtaccggaactgcctgttccagcaagacaatgcccgtccccatactgcacgtgctacccaggacaggttgcgtcacaacagcgtgaacattctgcctcatcctgctcgatctccggatctcaacccaatcgaacacttttgggacatcatgcaaagaaggattaatgcccttgcccggagaccccgcacaacagcagaactgcgtgctgccgtgacccaggtgtgggctcaggtccctcagcagcaaattaatcacctcgtcctctccatgtaccggaggtgcgccacagtcatcaacgcccagggaggagcaacacgctattgactttcaacagtcttcaaacagtgttcagtggaacatggcacgtcatgctctcatctcaatacacttttccgtatggtttttgtatcggtcaattcgtttccttgttattgttaacccgaaataattaattcgacattaaaattcatgtgtaacccatcttcactgcagcatttgcgtttcttttgcctctgagtttatatatgcacacacacacgcgcgcgcgcacgcacgcgcgcacgcacacacacacacacacacacacacacacacacacacacacacacgcgcgcgcgcacgcacgcgcgcacgcacacacacacacggaaacaATACCGTGCAAGCGTCTTGTCCACCATGGGTACCGTTGGCAGCACACATGACGCCTTCAGTCAGGTAATAATCAATGCTGTTATTGTTGTAGGACTTAAAATCAGGAAAGGTAAGCCTGCACTGACTGCTGTTGTAGGCCCACAAAGTTACCTCCTGTAGTTCATTCGTGAAAATACCAGACCCGTGTCCTGACTGAGAAAAGTCTGTAGACGTACGTAAAGATTGTATTACAACAATGTGAACTGCAATTGCTTATATATttcgcacacacgtacgcacacacacacacgcagtcacgcacacatacactcggtgtgacagacacaaaaaacacaagcacaaacacacacacacgaacacacaaacacacacacgcacacacatatacatacacacacacaagagtgTACCTACCTGGCCTAATTTCAGTATACCCCCACCCAGCCATAGTAGCGTGCAGACAGCGTGCTGCTGgcgtctgtcacacacacacacacacacacacacacacacacacaactgagagTATACCTACCTGGCCCAGTTGCAGTAGCCCCCCACCCAGCCACAGTACAGCGTGCAGGCAGCGTACTGTTGGCGTCTGGCAGACATACAGGTGACACGTAGCTGTCAAAGGTCAGAGGTCGCGACAGTCGCAGAACTGCTATTTCGTTCACTGAAACAAAAacattcctttttttcttcgttcatgggctgaaactcccacgttcactcatgtttgtGCACGAGTGGGTTATTACGTGCATGATCGttcttaccccgccattcaggcagccatgcGCCGCTTTCGAGGGAAGcaagctgggtatttttgtgtttccaaaCCCttcaaactctgacatggattacaggatcttttccgtgcgcacttggtcttgtacttgcgtgttcacacgaaggggaataattAAGGCGCTtacaggtctgcacacaagttgacctgggagatcggaaaaatctccaccattaacccaccaggcggccacaGCCGAGATTttaactcacgacctcccgatttaTTAGGAGGTCGATGTTTTATGCATTAGGCCAcataaaacaagaaacaattcttCATATTATAGTGTTTGGTATCGTTGGTCTTTCAGAAAAGAAGGCTTCCACCACTGGATCACGTGATGCCAAGATCGCAGCACTCAGATGTCTAAACAAATTAAACCAAGTTGTGTAGTTCACATACCTGCATGCTAGAAGGTCCTTCTTAAAACAGACGAGGGAAACACCCGCACAGTTATATCTCAAGCCCTCAGACACCACGCGTCAATATTAGTAAGTACATGTTTGTTTTAGTAATATGCAacatgtgatgatgatgatgatgatgatgatgatgatgatgatgatgatgatgatgatgatgatgataagtaatgtttaacgccctcacgttaaaaccattaggggcatgttcccgggtttgaccccgactttagatgggggaaaaaaggaaaacaaataagaaaaaaataaaagggccaccgcaagggagggatggttgtcgCGCTCTAGCTCCCGGTCAACGAGGCACCCGAGCCGGAGGTCACGGTTCCAAGGAGAGTCATGGAGTTAGTTTGGAGATCCAGCTGGATCATTATGTGTCAGTGCTGATGCAACATGTATCGACTAAACAAACTTAATAAGTGAATAAAAACAGTCTTTCTTTGACCCTATCGACCAAAGTAAAATCATAGTCTCCGAGGACAAAAGCGGCAAAGTTCGAGAAGACATCAAAAGATACAGCTTGTAACGActtcaacaaaacaaaagatcATTAAACAAAAATCGCGTGAAGCGATTTCAAAACATTGAATCAATCTCAGTGTCGGCATTaaaacaacactgaaaaccagtcatcgccgagtCTACATGTAGTAAGGCTTGGCTAGCCCAAAACCAATGACCGAGACCATTTTAGAATACCCAAAGCCATAGGACTCGAACGTATTATGACGTCACCTAATACAGTCAGATTATAAAAGGGACTTTTCAGCGGTCGAACGTAGCCCTGTTTGGCTCGATTTTTATAAAAATGAAGTTTGTCTCTCCGATAGCAGTGCTCAGTAAAAATGTTCCAAAGatcagtaggggaagggctcctaatatggaccactttttgtttcatgctgataactagcttgttttcttgcgaagaagtttcattttgtgtttggtagtccttctctcttaggttaaccgttaggcctaattagagtgaaatagctttgatagacattcagcaaaaattaaatacagaaaaattcacaaagggtccatattaggagcctgggcgcctaatatggaccagtgaagcggccttcacgaatcaccgtaaaaagccccctatatttcaaaataacatgatacaacttggtgtacaagtcagcctaattaaaatatgctctagatttatctgtttcgggttgatgagagcattatttgaagcacaccaggaaactaaagaagcttatcaaaaacagagtgaaaataagtgaaattatcaacttccacgaaaagaagactttttgttgcattttttaaaaatctCGAGGGCAAATATAGGTTATTTcaagcaagcttcttaatgaattaatgaaaatagcctttagcttttattttcttcgatttgttgaaggtggtccatattaggggactcgcacctactttgagattttgctattattttttgtttgcagtagaaactcggggtcaacactgctaaaatgtaacaaatacggttttagctgtcatatatagcaatttttgggtgataaaagctttggctgtggacaaaacgagtccgttttaggcggcaaatttagagtgaacgctgccaaaagtgaaaacaagaagagcaaacgctcgatcgagtcactttcgcagttctgaatattatatgaggcatcagatggacaggaagaaattgctattcacaacacaatgagtcacgttcacataaaatttgagcccggtcacttttatagtttccgagaaaagcccaacgttaagttgtgtgttgccgaacagaaaaggctagttatctcccttgtttttctgataacgttcgtaaaaggctacagatgtaaatactttgatgtaaagaataatcctacaaagtttcaatcacatccgatgaactttgtcaaagatataaaatgtctaatttttcctttgacgctgacctgtgaccttgaaaaaggtcaaaggtcaacgaaaccatcgttaaagtgtagaggtcattggaggtcacgactaaacaaaatatgagcccgatcgctttgatagtttccgagaaaagtccaacgttaaggtggtgtctacggacggccggccggacggccggccggccggacagactaacactgaccgattacatagagtcactttttctcaagtgactcaacaagtcgcgtaaggcaaaaatacaacatttagtcaagtagctgtcgaactcacagaatgaaactgaacgcaatgcaacgcagcaagaccgtatactcgtagcatcgtcagtccaccgctcatggcaaaggcagtgaaattgacaagaagagcggggtagtagttgcgctgagaaggatagcacgcttttctgtacctctcttcgttttaactttctgagcgtgtttttaatccgaacatatcatatctatatgtttttggaatcaggaaccgacaaggaataagatgaaagtgtttttaaattgatttggacaatttaattttgataataatttttatatttttaattttcagagcttgtttttaatccaaatataacatatttatatgtttttggaatcagaaaatgatggagaataagataaacgtaaatttggatcgttttataattttttattttttttacaattttcagatttttaatgaccaaagtcattaattaatttttaaggcaccacgctgaaatgcaataccgaagtccgggcttcgtcgaagactacttgaccaaaatttcaaccaatttggttgaaaaatgagagcgtgacagtgccgcctcaactttcacgaaaagccggatatgacgtcatcaaaaacatttatcaaaaaaatgaaaaaaacatctcgggatatcatacccaagaactctcatgtcaaatttcataacgatcggtccagtagtttagtctgaatcgctctacacacacacacgcacgcacgcacagacacacacacacacacacacacatacaccacgaccctcgtctcgattcccccctctacgttaaaacatttagtcaaagcttgactaaatgtaacaagtcgcgtaaggcgaaattactacatttagtcaagctgtggaactcacagaatgaaactgaacgtagtccgccgctagtgcaaaaggcagtgaaagtgacgagcctgtttggcgcggtagcgattgcgcgctgtgcttcatagcacgctttactgtacctctcttcgttttaactttctgagcgtgttttcaatccaaacatatcatatctatatgtttttggaatcaggagccgacaaggaataagatgaaatagtttttaaaacgatttcggaaatttaattttgatcataatttttatatttttaatttccagagcttgtttttaatccaaatataacatatgtatatgtttttggaatcagaaaatgacgaagaataagatgaaattgtttttggatcgtttaataaaaaaataattttaattacaagtttccgatttttaatgaccaaactcactcattagtttttaagccaccaaactgaaatgcaataccaaaccccgggcttcgtcgaagattgctttgccaaaatttcaatcaatttgattgaaaaatgagggtgtgacagtgccgcctcaacttttacaaaatgccggatatgacgtcatcaaaggtatttatcgaaaaaatgaaaaaacgtccggggatatcatacccaggaactctcatgtcaaatttcataaagatcggcccagtagtttagtctgaatcgctctacacacacacacagacagacacacacacagacacagacacacacactcacacacacacacacacacatacaccacgaccctcgtcttgattccccctctatgttaaaatatttagtcaaaacttgactaaatataaaaagagaaaaagccttacggttttgagatttctgtttctgcaactgttttgacatgtgcaagttatccagagagggtgaatacagcgaataaaacttttttgagcgctctagcgccgttagtttgtcagaacagaaggtggtccatattaggagccggtccatattaggagcccttcccctaccagTCTATGCATGCATCGGCATCGTCTGTCTTTAATGTGCATATGATCCTACAGATTTGTGAACTTACCATATCTGTCCGAGTACCGATTGTAGCCCTCATGTTTGTAGATGGCGTTGACCGATACTGTTTGCCTGTGTTTGAGTAAATCGAAAGTAGTTTCCATGTATGCTCCTGCTAAAATGTCCAATGTGTGCCCGTCCTGGTGGAAAGCATCGGGGCTGCACAGATCGACACAGTAACACACTTTGGAACAATCTGAATATTCGATTAGtctgcattcacacacacacacacacacacacacacacacacacacacacacacacacacgcacacacactcacaatcacacacacacacacacacacacacacacacacatacacacacacaccatcgcccttgtctcgattccacAATCTATCTGAAAACATCAAGTCAAAACTATCATCTAACGGTAAGCGAATACATGTTGTCCGTATACCCAGCCTGTTTCTCGCAATTAAATCAGCATGGTAACAATATAGCGTAAAGAGGTAGTAGTATTTAGAAACAAGCAAACTTTTGTATAAAGTTTCCTCCTTTACTCGTGACGTCATTGAACTTACAGGTCATCCAGGCAATAGGCATTTGTAATGACGTGCAGTGTATCGATGATGCTACCTCCGCAGTTTGGTGGGCGGTCGTTGATGGTAAGACTGACGAGCCAAGGATAGGCTCCTCGCTTCGCTACTGACCCTCCAACGATGCGAGCGCTTGGTGTTTCACGGACGACTCCACAAACTGGCACAGTCTCTTCGGATGTGGTCACTTCTTCTGAtggtgttcttgttgttgttctaggAGGTGTCGTTGCCGTTGAAGGTGTCGTGGTTATTGTGTCAGGAGTTGACGAAGGTGTCGTAGTCGTCGTTGTCATTTTAAGAGTTGTCGACGCAGGTGTGGATGCCTTCTTTGTCGACATCGTTGTCGAAAGGGTCGTCGTGGTCGTTGGTGTTGTCTTACTGATCGTCGTCGCCGCTGACGAAGGTGTCGTAGTCGTCGTTGTCATTTTAAGAGTTGTCGACGCAGGTGTGGATGCCTTCTTTGTCGACATCGTTGTCGAAGGGGTCGTCGTGGTCGTTGGTGTTGTCTTACTGATCGTCGTCGCCGCTGACGAAGGTGTCGTAGTCGTCGTTGTCATTTTAAGAGTTGTCGACGCAGGTGTGGATGCCTTCTTTGTCGACATCGTTGTCGAAGGGGTCGTCGTGGTCGTTGGTGTTGTCTTACTGATCGTCGTCGCCGCTGATGCCGTCGTTAAAGTAGCGACGTTTACAGGCCGTAGTTCGAAGGACGACTTTATGATGTTGGCCGCGAAGAGTGTCTTGTTGCCTCTGGTCATCAACTCGTCAAGACCCGCTTGAAAAGCGTTCACCAGAGGCCGTGTTAGCGCAGTACGAAGCTGGTTTGCTGTGGAGGGGTCGCCCATCCCGTGGGAATCGCAGAGGAACAGTTCAAAGGCAACCGTTATTGTTCCTTCCCTGCAGCAGATCAGTATTTAGTCTGGTGGTAcatttaaacacaaagaaacaagcaaagaaagaaagaaagaaagaaagaaagaaagaaagaaagaaacaaacgaaGATTGGTTAGTTTATGGCACATCTTTTGGACACAAATGTCCGAGAACTGAGCACCTTTTTATGCCTTTGTTCTcatttttggaacgttagcagtctgtctgtttcagatCTCTGCTaatcaatatcaatatcaatcaatgaggcttatatcgcgcatattccgtgggtacagttctaggcgctctgcaatgatgagaagaaatttaaggggcttattgtccgtcaggtcttaaatgcctatattggacatgaattggtttatacgatcaacaaaaaaacaacaacaaaaaaacaaaaacaaaaacctgcaatgatgccg
Encoded here:
- the LOC138982260 gene encoding serine proteinase stubble-like isoform X1, coding for MANARNYQNLANDYQPEVASSAYYSCHHQGDPSNGLPEDSARPGSVQLQLATTCDEPTFSQSSGSTSSQADGNPIFSVTRSGFKTARDFVVQRIRCPNGRAKLAIGITALLIAVTAVSLIVYFAVKANTAGEETPLSPSSCTLGSQMLTDPDFHGSVMTGIPWDPAMADKDSAAYLRTADRVSTTIAEVYRASNLSKLVSHSRATSLSPTQHREGTITVAFELFLCDSHGMGDPSTANQLRTALTRPLVNAFQAGLDELMTRGNKTLFAANIIKSSFELRPVNVATLTTASAATTISKTTPTTTTTPSTTMSTKKASTPASTTLKMTTTTTTPSSAATTISKTTPTTTTTPSTTMSTKKASTPASTTLKMTTTTTTPSSAATTISKTTPTTTTTLSTTMSTKKASTPASTTLKMTTTTTTPSSTPDTITTTPSTATTPPRTTTRTPSEEVTTSEETVPVCGVVRETPSARIVGGSVAKRGAYPWLVSLTINDRPPNCGGSIIDTLHVITNAYCLDDLPDAFHQDGHTLDILAGAYMETTFDLLKHRQTVSVNAIYKHEGYNRYSDRYVNEIAVLRLSRPLTFDSYVSPVCLPDANSTLPARCTVAGWGATATGPDFSQSGHGSGIFTNELQEVTLWAYNSSQCRLTFPDFKSYNNNSIDYYLTEGVMCAANGTHGGQDACTRDEGSPLVCLERDTLSNRERYTQFGIVSWGDDWCGKPGSPGLYTYLPYFRKWLDDVAFPALASSSMSSTTLKMTTTTTTLSKTPETVTTTPSSTAWTRPRTTTRIP
- the LOC138982260 gene encoding serine proteinase stubble-like isoform X2 is translated as MANARNYQNLANDYQPEVASSAYYSCHHQGDPSNGLPEDSARPGSVQLQLATTCDEPTFSQSSGSTSSQADGNPIFSVTRSGFKTARVKANTAGEETPLSPSSCTLGSQMLTDPDFHGSVMTGIPWDPAMADKDSAAYLRTADRVSTTIAEVYRASNLSKLVSHSRATSLSPTQHREGTITVAFELFLCDSHGMGDPSTANQLRTALTRPLVNAFQAGLDELMTRGNKTLFAANIIKSSFELRPVNVATLTTASAATTISKTTPTTTTTPSTTMSTKKASTPASTTLKMTTTTTTPSSAATTISKTTPTTTTTPSTTMSTKKASTPASTTLKMTTTTTTPSSAATTISKTTPTTTTTLSTTMSTKKASTPASTTLKMTTTTTTPSSTPDTITTTPSTATTPPRTTTRTPSEEVTTSEETVPVCGVVRETPSARIVGGSVAKRGAYPWLVSLTINDRPPNCGGSIIDTLHVITNAYCLDDLPDAFHQDGHTLDILAGAYMETTFDLLKHRQTVSVNAIYKHEGYNRYSDRYVNEIAVLRLSRPLTFDSYVSPVCLPDANSTLPARCTVAGWGATATGPDFSQSGHGSGIFTNELQEVTLWAYNSSQCRLTFPDFKSYNNNSIDYYLTEGVMCAANGTHGGQDACTRDEGSPLVCLERDTLSNRERYTQFGIVSWGDDWCGKPGSPGLYTYLPYFRKWLDDVAFPALASSSMSSTTLKMTTTTTTLSKTPETVTTTPSSTAWTRPRTTTRIP